GATGACACCGCTTGCCATAACGGTCGACGAGGAAGGTGTGCTGTTCGACAATTTCCGCATCGTTGACCGCGGAAAATTCCGCGAGAAGGAATTGCAGACGCTGCTGACCGACCACCGTTACCCGGCCCGCAACCCACACCAGAACATTGCCGACCTGAAGGCGCAGATCGCCGCCAACGAGAAAGGCGTCGCCGAACTGCGCAAGATGGTCGCGCATTTCGGCCTCGATGTCGTCGAGGCCTATATGGGCCACGTCCAGGATAACGCCGCCGAAAGCGTGCGGCGGGTGATCGAGCGGCTGCCCGATACGTCGCAATATGAATACCCGACCGACACCGGCCAGGTCATCAAGGTGAAGATATCGGTCGACCGAGAGAAGCGTGAGGCGGCCGTCGACTTCACCGGCACGTCGCCAGTGATGAAGAACAACTTCAATGCGCCCGAACCGGTCGCCCGTGCCGCTGTGCTCTACGCCTTCCGCGTCATGGTCGAGGACATGATCCCGATGAATGCCGGGTGCCTCAGGCCGATCAACATCGTCATTCCCGATGGCTGCATGCTGAAGCCCGCCTATCCTGCCGCCGTTGTCGCCGGCAATGTCGAGACCTCGCAACATGTCACCAATGCGCTGTTCGGCGCCATGGGCGCGATGGCCAATGCGCAAGGCACGATGAACAACTTGACCTTCGGCAACAAGAAATACCAGTACTACGAGACCATCTGCTCCGGCTCGCCGGCCGGGCACATGAACTCTGGGCGCGGCTTCGCCGGCACCTCCGGCGTCCACACCCACATGACCAATTCGCGCCTCACCGATCCTGAGGTTCTGGAATTGCGTTTTCCGGTGGTGTTGGAGGATTTCCATATCCGCGAAGATTCCGGCGGCAAAGGCAAATGGAACGCCGGCGACGGCACCAGACGCACGATCCGCTTCCTCGAGACGATGGAATGCGCGATCCTGTCATCACACCGCAACCGTCCGCCGCAGGGCCTGGACGGTGGCGGCGACGGCGAGGTCGGCTCGACCAAGGTCCGTCGCAAGGACGGCGCAATCGACGTGCTCAAAGCCTGCGACCAGACCGTGCTCGACGCGGGCGACGCCGTCATCCTGACGACGCCGACGCCGGGCGGGTTCGGAAAGCTGTAAAGAAGGCGTCAACAGACTGTCACCGGCCTGTCATGACCCTGCGCTACCCGCTTGCGCCAAAGCAAATGGGGAATCACTTTGCCATGACGGACGTTTCCGCAGATCTGGTTTTTCGGCGCGGCAAGGAAGTTGGAAAAGCCGTCTACCAGAACCGCCCGCTTTCGAAAGCCGGCATCTCCGAACGGCTGTTCGCCTTCCTCTTCTCCGGCCTCGTCTATCCGCAGATCTGGGAAGACCCGGATGTCGATATGGAGGCCATGCAGCTTGGCGAAGGCCACCGCGTCGTTACCATCGCCTCGGGCGGCTGCAACATCCTGGCTTACCTCACGCGCTCGCCAGCAAGGGTCGACGCGGTCGACCTCAACGCCGCGCACATCGCGCTGAACCGCATGAAGCTGGAGGCGGTGCGCCGCCTGCCCTCGCAGGGCGACCTGTTCCGCTTCTTCGGCGCGGCCGACACAAGCCATAATTCGGAAGCCTACGACCGTTTCATCGCGCCGCATCTCGATCCGGTCAGCCGCCATTACTGGGAGCGCCGCAACTGGCGCGGTATCAGGCGCATCGCCGTCTTCGACCGCAATTTCTACCAGACCGGCCTGCTCGGCCTGTTCATCGCCATGGGCCACCGCACGGCGAAGTTCTTCGGCGTCAACCCGGCCCGCATGATGGAAGCCAGGAATATCGGCGAACAGCGCCGCTTCTTCAACGAGGAACTGGCTCCGGTCTTCGACAAGAAGCTTCTGAAATGGGCGACCTCGCGCAAGGCCTCGCTTTTCGGCCTCGGCATTCCGCCGGCGCAGTACGATTCCCTGATCACATCAGGCGACGGCACCATGGCCAGCGTGCTGAAGGCCCGGCTGGAAAAGCTCGCCTGCGATTTCCCTCTGGAAAACAACTACTTCGCCTGGCAGGCGTTCGCCCGGCGCTATCCGAATCCCGGTGAAGCCGCCCTGCCCGCCTATCTGGAAAAGCAGAACTACGAGACTATTCGCGGCAATATCGACCGCGTCGCCATCCACCACGCCAATCTGATCGAGTTCCTCGCCGCCAAGGATGCCGGCGCGGTCGACCGCTTCATCCTGCTCGACGCACAGGACTGGATGACCGATGATCAGCTCAATGCGCTGTGGTCGGAGATCACCCGCACGGCTTCCGCCGGCGCCCGCGTCATCTTTCGCACCGCCGCCGAGCCCACCCTGCTTCCGGACCGCGTCTCCACCTCGCTGCTCGACCAGTGGGACTACCAGAGCGAGGCGTCACGTGAATTCTCGGCCCGCGACCGCTCGGCCATCTATGGCGGCTTCCACCTCTATGTGAAGCGCGCGGCATGAGCGCGACGGAGCTGCCGGCCAGCCACGCCGAACTGATGGACGGCGTCTACCGCTGGCAGCGCCACATCTATAATCTGACCCGCAAATACTACCTGCTCGGCCGCGACAGGCTTGTCGACGGGCTCGATGTGCCGGCAGGCGGCACGGTGCTGGAACTTGGCTGCGGCACCGGCCGCAACATCATCCTCGCCGCCCGCCGCTATCCCGATGCGCATTTCTTTGGTCTCGATATTTCGGCCGAAATGCTGGAGACGGCCAGCGCCGCAATTGCCCGCGAGGGCCTGTCCGCGCGCGTCAAGCTGGCAAAGGGCGACGCCACGGATTTCAACGCCGGCGCGCTGTTCGGCCGGGCCGCCTTCGACCGTGTCTTCGTTTCGTACTCGCTGTCGATGATTCCCGGCTGGGAAAAAACGGTGTCGGCCGCGCTCGCCGCCCTTTCGCCCGGCGGCTCGCTGCACATCGTCGATTTCGGCCAACAGGAGGGCCTTCCAGGCTGGTTCCGTTCGCTGCTGCGCGGCTGGCTGAGAAAATTCCACGTCGCGCCACGTGAATCACTGCGGGACGTCCTTGAATCGGAATCGCAGCGAACCGGCGCAACCTTCCATTTCAGAACGCTTTATCGCGGCTATGCCTGGCTTGCGATTGTCAAGCTCGGCCACTGACATCAGGTAAATTGCCGAGCGGGATGCCATCACCGTTGGTAGCCGGCCCTGATACCCCACCCCGGCGCTTCCAAGGATGCGACCGGGCCGCCGTCCGAAACAGATTGCAATCTGACCCAAGGAGTGGTACATTATCTCCGCTTGGGAGAAATGCGGAGTGATCGTCAGATTTCGAGACGAATGGCTGCGGGCGTTCTTCGTGGAAGATATCCCTTCCCGCAACATTCCGCCCGATCTGGAAAGCCGGCTATTCCGTAAACTCCAGATGATCGATGACGCGATGACTGATCAGGATTTGGGTGTGCCGCCTAGCAATCATTTCGAGAAGTTGCGTGGCAATCTCGATGGCTTTCATTCAATCCGCGTCAACAAACAGTGGCGGCTGATCTTCCGGTGGGATGGCGGTCGCGGTGAGGCGGCGGATATCTATCTCGACGACCATAGCTATAAGTGAGGTGACATATGTTGATGACCACGCGCAAGCCAGCAACGGTTGGTGAAATCCTCACGGAAGAATTCATGCAACCGCTCGGCCTGACACAGGCGGCTTTGGCCGAGGCGATGGGTGTTCAGCGCAAGCATGTCAACGAATTGTGCAATGACCGCCGCAACGTGACCGCAGCGACCGCGCTCATTCTGGCTCGGGTGTTTGGCAACAGCCCGGACTTCTGGCTGAACGTGCAGCGCCGTAGCGATCTCTGGCAAGTCATGAATTCGCCTGTCGAGCGAGCGCGCGTCGATCGCGCCAAGCCTTTGGCGACAGCAGCGCAGATGACACGACAATCGGGCGCGGTTTAATGCAGCGCCTTCACTAGCGCTCCTACCACCGCCCGCGGACGGTAGTTGAGCTTGGCCGGCGTCAAGCCGAGCCGCACCACCACCAACTGCTCCGATGGGATGATGGCGACTGTCTGCCCGTCATGCCCTTCCATCCAGTAGGTGTCCTTGGGGAGGCCGGCGGCGACGCCCGCACCTGGGTTTTCCTCATCGCCGGGCGCCTCGATCCACAGCTGGCCCTTGCCGTAGACTTTCGAGCCAGGCGCCGGCTCGCGCATCCAGTCGACGAACCCGGCCGGCAGAACCTGGTTGCCGTTCCACACCCCGCCTTGCAGCAGGAACTGGCCGAAGCGGGCCCAGTCATGCGCCGTGGCATAGAGGTAGGACGAGCCTACGAAAGTGCCCTGCTCGTCAGTTTCGAGCACCGCGCTGTGCATGCCGAGCGGCTGGAACAGCGCCGTGCGAGGCCATGTCAGTGCCTTGGCCTTGTCGGCGATCGCATCCTGCCATAGCCGCGACAGCATCACCGCCGTGCCGCTCGAATAGGAGAACGCCTTGCCCACATCGCCCGCCAGCGGCTTTGATTCAGCAAAGCCCGCCATGTCGGGTTCGAGATAAAGCATGCGCGTGACGTCGGCGACGTCGCCATAGTCCTCGTTGAACTCCAGCCCGCTCGACATCGCCATCATGTCGGCGAGGCTGATCGCGGCACGGCCATCCGCCTTCCACGGTCCGAACAGGCTCTTGTTCTCGACTGCCATCTTGCCGTCCTTGACCAGCGTGCCGACGATGGCGGCGTTCACCGTCTTGGTCATCGACCAGCCGAGCAGCGGCGTCTTGGCTGAAAAGCCCTCGCCATAGCGTTCGGCGACGACACGGCCGTTCTTGACCACCACGATCGCGCGCATGCCGGTGCCGGCCATCGCGGCATCGCCGATGATCTTCGAGACTTCGGGGTTCTGTGAGGCATCGACCCGCTCGCCCTCGGGCCACAGCGCGTCCTGATCGGTTGGGGATGGCTCGGTGTGGATTGCCGTGCGCCGCGCCTTACCGACATCGCCATCGGGAACCGAAGCGCAGCCCAGCCCTTCGCGCGAGACGGCGACGCTTTTACCGAGGAAGCCGAGCAGTCCGGCGGAGACCGTGCCCCGGTTCTTGTCGACCGAGACCCGCATCAGCCGCAGCAGCGGGTGTCCGGGCGCTTGAACGTCGACGGCAAGCACCTCCTTGGCATCGCGCCCGGCAATGAAGACGTTGGAGCAGACGATCTTGGCCGAATAGCCGGAGCCGACACGGATGAGTTCGGGAGGCGCGATATAGAGCCACGCAAACAGCGCGAGAACCGCCAGCACGATCAGGCCAAGCAGCCATCTCACGAACTTGACCACGATCCGCATGTGTTGCCTCCCCGGCGTTCGCCCGGCTCTTATGTCATCGATTTGCCGTCATTGCTTCCGCAAAATCGGGTCTCTTGTCGAGCGCCGTCAACGGATTATCAACCATGATCGGCGATCACAGGGAGCGTGTCGCCCGAACTTCGCAACGGTTCTGGGGCAGGGACATGCAAAAAAGGAGATACCAGGC
The genomic region above belongs to Mesorhizobium sp. B4-1-4 and contains:
- a CDS encoding DUF3419 family protein, giving the protein MTLRYPLAPKQMGNHFAMTDVSADLVFRRGKEVGKAVYQNRPLSKAGISERLFAFLFSGLVYPQIWEDPDVDMEAMQLGEGHRVVTIASGGCNILAYLTRSPARVDAVDLNAAHIALNRMKLEAVRRLPSQGDLFRFFGAADTSHNSEAYDRFIAPHLDPVSRHYWERRNWRGIRRIAVFDRNFYQTGLLGLFIAMGHRTAKFFGVNPARMMEARNIGEQRRFFNEELAPVFDKKLLKWATSRKASLFGLGIPPAQYDSLITSGDGTMASVLKARLEKLACDFPLENNYFAWQAFARRYPNPGEAALPAYLEKQNYETIRGNIDRVAIHHANLIEFLAAKDAGAVDRFILLDAQDWMTDDQLNALWSEITRTASAGARVIFRTAAEPTLLPDRVSTSLLDQWDYQSEASREFSARDRSAIYGGFHLYVKRAA
- a CDS encoding class I SAM-dependent methyltransferase produces the protein MSATELPASHAELMDGVYRWQRHIYNLTRKYYLLGRDRLVDGLDVPAGGTVLELGCGTGRNIILAARRYPDAHFFGLDISAEMLETASAAIAREGLSARVKLAKGDATDFNAGALFGRAAFDRVFVSYSLSMIPGWEKTVSAALAALSPGGSLHIVDFGQQEGLPGWFRSLLRGWLRKFHVAPRESLRDVLESESQRTGATFHFRTLYRGYAWLAIVKLGH
- a CDS encoding type II toxin-antitoxin system RelE/ParE family toxin, with the translated sequence MIVRFRDEWLRAFFVEDIPSRNIPPDLESRLFRKLQMIDDAMTDQDLGVPPSNHFEKLRGNLDGFHSIRVNKQWRLIFRWDGGRGEAADIYLDDHSYK
- a CDS encoding HigA family addiction module antitoxin, encoding MLMTTRKPATVGEILTEEFMQPLGLTQAALAEAMGVQRKHVNELCNDRRNVTAATALILARVFGNSPDFWLNVQRRSDLWQVMNSPVERARVDRAKPLATAAQMTRQSGAV
- a CDS encoding serine hydrolase domain-containing protein, which translates into the protein MRIVVKFVRWLLGLIVLAVLALFAWLYIAPPELIRVGSGYSAKIVCSNVFIAGRDAKEVLAVDVQAPGHPLLRLMRVSVDKNRGTVSAGLLGFLGKSVAVSREGLGCASVPDGDVGKARRTAIHTEPSPTDQDALWPEGERVDASQNPEVSKIIGDAAMAGTGMRAIVVVKNGRVVAERYGEGFSAKTPLLGWSMTKTVNAAIVGTLVKDGKMAVENKSLFGPWKADGRAAISLADMMAMSSGLEFNEDYGDVADVTRMLYLEPDMAGFAESKPLAGDVGKAFSYSSGTAVMLSRLWQDAIADKAKALTWPRTALFQPLGMHSAVLETDEQGTFVGSSYLYATAHDWARFGQFLLQGGVWNGNQVLPAGFVDWMREPAPGSKVYGKGQLWIEAPGDEENPGAGVAAGLPKDTYWMEGHDGQTVAIIPSEQLVVVRLGLTPAKLNYRPRAVVGALVKALH